The Gemmatimonas phototrophica region CAAGGTCAATCTGTCAGAGTTCGCCTCCGGCGGTACGTTCAGTTCACTGGGCGGGCAGACGCTCAACCCGCACGCGCTCGCCTATTCGCCCGGCGGCAGCTCCGGGGGCACTGGCGCAGCCGTCGCCGCCGCCTTTGCCCAATTTGGACTGGGAACGGATACAGGCGGCAGCATCCGGGGCCCTGCCACGGTCAATGGGATTGTAGCGCTGAAGCCCACCCTCGGACTGATCAGCCGAACCGGCATCGTCCCGCTGGCGCTCTCATTCGATACCGGTGGCCCCATGACCCGGTCGGTGAGTGACCTCGCCCTGGTGCTCGGCATCATGACCGCAGCAGATCCCACCGATAGCAGCACCCTGGTGTCGTCCCGTCGTGTCCTCACCGACTACACGCCTCACCTGAAAGCAGATGCACTGCGCGGCGCGCGCATCGGAGTCCTGCGTGATTTCGTGGGATACGACACCGACGTGGACTGGGTGGTGGAGGCGTCGCTCGATGTGATGCGCCGTCAGGGCGCCACGGTGGTTGACGTTCGCCTACCAGCGTGGGTGCTCACCGCCAAAGACGCGTGGTACACGGCCGTGCGCTTTCCCGAATTTCCGGTGCAGTTGGCCGAGTACCTGCGCACCACGGGAGACACGTTTCCCAAATCCCTCGATGAGCTGGTGACCCGGGCACGCGAACACACTTCGCTTGGTACCAACGGGACTGGGCCCAATCCGTCGCGATGGTCCCGCTTCCTGGCCGAACAGCGTAGTGGTTCGCTGAGCGATGTCCGTTATCGGTCGGTGAAGGAGCACGCGCTCCCCCTGCTGCGGCAGCTGCTCACCGGCCTCATGGACGAACAACAGCTGGATGCGTTTGTGTATCCCACCCAACCGGTAAAACCGGAGCGACTGGACGCTGCATCCACGGGTGCTGCGCCTGATCCCATGAATCTGGCCAACCTTTCGGGATTCCCGGATCTGATCGTGCCGGCCGGATTCAGTGGCAACCACCTCCCCATTGGCCTGTCGTTCATGGGTCGGGCTTGGAGTGAACCGCGACTGATTGAACTGGCGTTTGCCTTTGAACAGGCCACGCAGGCGCGACGTCTACCGGTGCATACCCCACTCCTTGGCCACATGTCAGGCACTCGCCGTGTGCCCAACACGCCGTGATGCGACTCACTGCATTCTTCGTGGTAGTAAGCCTGGCCGCGCTGCTTGGGCTGTCCACCTGGGTCGAATCGCTGATCGAGGCCATCCTGATCTTTGCGGTGTTCTCGCTGCTCCTTGTGCACCGCCCCCTGCTGACCGTCCTTGGGCGCGCGCCCCGTGCTCTTCGCCTTGCGGCGCTGACAATGGCCGGGCTCTGGAGTTGGTCTCAGCTGCACGAAGTCGTCATTGACTCGTACCCGTTCATTTCGTGGCGCATGTACGGGGAGGCACCCAAGTACCAGGACTATTCAGGCTATCGACTCGTCGGCGAGCGCTGCACGGGTGAAACCATCGTGCTTCCTCCATCAAGCCGGGCAACCGGACGCCGCCCCGTACTCTCCCTCGCCGTGCGGCGTGCCTACGAAGAATCCCAGAATGCGTCGGGCAATCCGGCGCGGGCCCGGCAGAGGATGGACAAACTGCTGTCGGCCATCCTGACACAGTGGAACAGCAATCGCCCAACCCTTGAGCTCTGCGCCCTGCTGCTGCAGCAGACGAGCATCAACGTAGGTGAGAGGGCCGGGACCACCCCGGAACGCTACACGACGGTACGACGATATGATGCGCGATAAGTCGCTCATCCTTCACGCCGAGGCGTCGGCACAGTCGGTGGCAATGTTTCGCGTGGGTGTCTTTTTGCTGTGCGCCGCCGAAGCCCTCTTTCTCAGTCGGCAAGTACTCACGCTTCCACCTGATACGCTGTCTCTCTTCGGATTTCTGGCGTATCTCCCCAGCGCAGTCATCGACTGGGTACACACCGCCAATGGGCAGTACGCCAGCCTTGGCATGGCGTTTGCCTCGGCGGTTGCGGCGGCGCTCGGGATCGCGCCGCGTCTTTCAATGCCGCTGGCCACAGTGTTTTTCATCTTTACGCAAGCGCTGCCACGGGCCCTGATGGGCTCTTCCAATCATTCCCAGTTGCCCGTCATGATGGCCGCGATCCTGTTGTCGATCGGCCCGTCGACCGATGCACTGGTGCTATGGCCCAGGAAGGGTCGCCCTGCTCAGGCGCATCCTCCCGACTACCAATCCACACTGCTGCTCATCGCCCTCATTGTATGCACCAGCTACACCTTCATTGCCGCGCACCGGATTGCGTATGGAGGCTGGGCGCTTTTTGCAAGCGAAAGCATGTCGCAATGGATGGTACTCTGGAATATCGGGGAACCGAACCCTGAAGCGACACTGGGCATGCACGTGGTGCGCTCGCCGTGGCTTGCCAAGGCGGCCCAGATCAGTTTCCCGATACTGACCGTCGTGGAGTTGCTGGCTCCATTCAGTCTGATCTCCCGGCGCTTTCGCTACGTCTTTCTGCCCACGATGCTGGCCATGCACACCAGCATCTATCTCCTCATGAACGTCAGCTTTTCGCAGCTCGCGTGCCTGTATGTACTGTTCATCGACTCGGCGCGCTGGTCGCCGCGCCGCCCGGCCGTCGATGCGCAAGGACATCCGCAACCGCTGCTGGTCCTCTTTGATGGTGTGTGCGGTCTCTGCAATCGCTTCGTAGACTTTCTCGTCGCACGCGACCCTGGCAACGCGCTGCGCTTTGCCTCGCTGCAGGGCGCCACGGCCGCATCCATCCCGAACCTGCCCAATGTGGACTCGGTGGTCGTGGCCGACGGCGAGGCGTTGCACATTCGCAGTGACGGGGCCATTGCGGCGCTCAGTCGCCTCGGCGGCCTCTGGTCATTCTTCGCGGTGTTCGGGCTGGTGCCCAGACCCATTCGTGATGCGGTGTATGTGTTTATCGCCAACAATCGCTACCGCTGGTTTGGCAAGTACGACGCCTGTCGACTTCCCACCGCAGCCGAGCAGCACTGGTTTCTGCCGTAGCAGAACCCCTCTATGCATGAACTTTCGACCCCGTCATTTCAGCACCCCCGTTCCTGATCGAAAGAGGTGATGAGGGATGGAAGTGGACGTTGTCGATGACCCTCCCCAACTCTGCGGCTCCCCACCTCCCTCGGTCAGGCCCGTACCAGACCGGAGGAGGTTACGAGTACAGGAGGTGGCAAGGCCTGCGAATTCCAACACTCACGGCCGATCAAGAATGGGCAGATACGCCCGCCACGGCCCTACCTCGACGCGATACTGCTTGGCCAGAACGCGAGCAATCTGAGCGGTATGCCCGAGATCATGCACGGCCCACGTGGCCAGCAGTTGCTGCAGCGTCACACGCCCGAAGGCCGGATGCTCACCGGTCAGGGCCAGCTGGGAAGCTGAAAGGTCCCAACTGCGCAGTTCGGCGAGGTTGGCCACCCGCAGCATCGAAAATTCATCGAGCAACTGCGCCAGCGTTTTGCCGGCGCTCTCGTGCACCTGCGCAAAGCGATCGTACGGCGCAAACCGTTGCTCCGGACCCTGGGCCAGAATGATTCGCGCCCGCGGTATCCAGTCGGCACGCTCGCCGTGCACGAGGTGCCCAACATTGTCGAATGCGCTGAACGTCTCCGGCCCTTCGTTCGGATCTGTCCAGCGGTGCGACAATCCGGCGAGCATTCCGTGCAACGCATGCGGTGTGCGCTCGAGGATGTCGAGGGTGTCAGGCAATGAGAATTGCATACTGCCGGAGGCGTCGTTCGAGAGTGGTACCGAGTACCCGGGAGAGCCGACGGAACGTACTCCCCGGCCAACCAGACGCAGCTATTTCCTTGTGGGCCGCACCAGCGTGCGCAAAGCCGCCTTGGGAATGCGGGCCGTCACGCCAAATCCGGGCGGCACGACGTCGGGAATGTCGAACTGCAGGGCAAACCCCATCACCAGCGCGACATCGCTGGCGGTCAGTCCGTAGTCCGTCGTCAGCCAGCGGGCCATGTCGCTGGAGGCCCGTCGCATGGCCGCATCGAGCGACCCGGCAACCCCAATGCTCATGATGTCGGTGGCATCTTCTGCTCGCGTGAGCTCCGCGAACCCCCATCGCTTGATGGCCACGGTAAACGACACATCGAGACTGGTCTCCATCGCGTCTCCGGTAAGCTCACCGCTCCCCTGTGCGGCATGCCCGTCGCCCAGATACAGCTGCGCGCCCATGGTGCTTACTGGCAGATGGATGGTGGTACCTTCGCGCAGACGCGCGCTCTCCATGTTGCCGCCGTAGCTCCCCGACTCGCGTGAACTGGGCGCGTATTCCGTGCTGGCGGCCGTTGCCACGACCCCCAGAAATGGCGACAACGGCACGGTAAAGTCACGTAGCGCCGGCGATGGCGCCGTGAGACGACCCTGCAGCGCGACGGTATCCAGCGTCCACTTATTGTCGGGCGGTGTCGCCGGTGTTTGGCGCTCGGTGGCATACGACGGATCGATGGCCGTTTCCACCAGCGACGTACCACTGAAGGCCCAATCGCGATTGAGGCGCACGCGGTGCAACGTGACCACCAGTACATCGCCCGGCACGGCCCCCTCCACGTAGAAGGGACCAGTGAGGGGATTGCCCCCCGGCGACCGTTTGTTCCCGCGCGCACCGAAGGCGCCACGCCCCCAGCCGCCGGCATCGAGCGTGGTCGTGTGCACGGTGTCACCGGCAGCAATGCGCAGCACAGGTGCCGTGGTTCCGCTGTACGCCCGTGGGAATGTGGACGGATCGACCTTGAAGGCGCGCGGTGCTGCCGGAGGTCGGAATCGCACCCCCGTCCAACGAGAGGAGTCGGGAGCAATACCAAGCCAGCCGACCAACGAATCGCCGCGCACCGTGCCACGCCAGCGGAAATCGCCCACGCTGAACTGCACACGGTTGGCCGCTAGGGACACCACAAACGACTGACCATAGACCGCACCACGCAGTGTATCGCCATTGAATGCCAGCACGACTCGCTGCGGCTGCGCATCGCCGTCCATTTCGAAGATCCACTCACCTGCAAGGTTCAGCGCGGCAACTTTTGACGACTGTTGCGCCGGTATCGGCATGGGGGACAAAAGCGTCACCGATGACAAACCGGCCACAAGCATTCGTCGGCAAAAGCAAACGGGCATTCGAGGCACCTGTTGCGAAGATGATGGGAGCTGTGCGTGCAAGACCCTTAGAAATGACGGCAT contains the following coding sequences:
- a CDS encoding amidase family protein gives rise to the protein MKRLVMSVLAFVSMQLWPGVVDGQTVSEPQPLDAASIAQVNAAMDAGQLTSEQLVQRYLARIAAYDRKGPAIHAVISLNANALSEARALDAERKSKGRRSPLHGIPLVLKDNFDTRDLPTTAGSVLLEGHQPSRDAAVVQQLRNAGAIILAKVNLSEFASGGTFSSLGGQTLNPHALAYSPGGSSGGTGAAVAAAFAQFGLGTDTGGSIRGPATVNGIVALKPTLGLISRTGIVPLALSFDTGGPMTRSVSDLALVLGIMTAADPTDSSTLVSSRRVLTDYTPHLKADALRGARIGVLRDFVGYDTDVDWVVEASLDVMRRQGATVVDVRLPAWVLTAKDAWYTAVRFPEFPVQLAEYLRTTGDTFPKSLDELVTRAREHTSLGTNGTGPNPSRWSRFLAEQRSGSLSDVRYRSVKEHALPLLRQLLTGLMDEQQLDAFVYPTQPVKPERLDAASTGAAPDPMNLANLSGFPDLIVPAGFSGNHLPIGLSFMGRAWSEPRLIELAFAFEQATQARRLPVHTPLLGHMSGTRRVPNTP
- a CDS encoding thiol-disulfide oxidoreductase DCC family protein → MMRDKSLILHAEASAQSVAMFRVGVFLLCAAEALFLSRQVLTLPPDTLSLFGFLAYLPSAVIDWVHTANGQYASLGMAFASAVAAALGIAPRLSMPLATVFFIFTQALPRALMGSSNHSQLPVMMAAILLSIGPSTDALVLWPRKGRPAQAHPPDYQSTLLLIALIVCTSYTFIAAHRIAYGGWALFASESMSQWMVLWNIGEPNPEATLGMHVVRSPWLAKAAQISFPILTVVELLAPFSLISRRFRYVFLPTMLAMHTSIYLLMNVSFSQLACLYVLFIDSARWSPRRPAVDAQGHPQPLLVLFDGVCGLCNRFVDFLVARDPGNALRFASLQGATAASIPNLPNVDSVVVADGEALHIRSDGAIAALSRLGGLWSFFAVFGLVPRPIRDAVYVFIANNRYRWFGKYDACRLPTAAEQHWFLP
- a CDS encoding DinB family protein, translating into MPDTLDILERTPHALHGMLAGLSHRWTDPNEGPETFSAFDNVGHLVHGERADWIPRARIILAQGPEQRFAPYDRFAQVHESAGKTLAQLLDEFSMLRVANLAELRSWDLSASQLALTGEHPAFGRVTLQQLLATWAVHDLGHTAQIARVLAKQYRVEVGPWRAYLPILDRP
- a CDS encoding acetamidase/formamidase family protein; translated protein: MTLLSPMPIPAQQSSKVAALNLAGEWIFEMDGDAQPQRVVLAFNGDTLRGAVYGQSFVVSLAANRVQFSVGDFRWRGTVRGDSLVGWLGIAPDSSRWTGVRFRPPAAPRAFKVDPSTFPRAYSGTTAPVLRIAAGDTVHTTTLDAGGWGRGAFGARGNKRSPGGNPLTGPFYVEGAVPGDVLVVTLHRVRLNRDWAFSGTSLVETAIDPSYATERQTPATPPDNKWTLDTVALQGRLTAPSPALRDFTVPLSPFLGVVATAASTEYAPSSRESGSYGGNMESARLREGTTIHLPVSTMGAQLYLGDGHAAQGSGELTGDAMETSLDVSFTVAIKRWGFAELTRAEDATDIMSIGVAGSLDAAMRRASSDMARWLTTDYGLTASDVALVMGFALQFDIPDVVPPGFGVTARIPKAALRTLVRPTRK